A genomic region of Ficedula albicollis isolate OC2 chromosome 12, FicAlb1.5, whole genome shotgun sequence contains the following coding sequences:
- the GPR27 gene encoding probable G-protein coupled receptor 27 produces MANSSELGSSSSPHLPSAGGLLSASGLKLATLGLILCVSLAGNVLFAWLILKDRHLHRAPYYLLLDLCLADGLRSLACFPFVMLSVRSGAAWPHGPLSCKVLAFLAVLFCFHAAFLLFCVGVTRYMAIAHHRFYAKRMTGWTCLAVVCMVWTLSMAMAFPPVFDVGTYKFIREEEQCIFEHRYVKANDTLGFMLMLAAVIAATHLVYIKLLFFIHGHRKMKPAQLVPAISQNWTFHGPGATGQAAANWTAGFGRGPTPPTLVGIRQATHSQIKRLLVLEEFKMEKRLCKMFYMITLLFLLLWSPYIVACYLRVFIKASSIPQVYLTTSVWMTFAQAGVNPILCFIFNKELRVCLRAHFPCCQSIQSTQGTILCDLKSFGM; encoded by the coding sequence ATGGCGAACAGCAGcgagctggggagcagcagcagcccgcACCTGCCCAGCGCCGGCGGCCTGCTGAGCGCCTCCGGGCTAAAGCTCGCCACGCTGGGGCTGATCCTCTGCGTCAGCCTGGCCGGCAACGTGCTCTTCGCCTGGCTCATCCTCAAGGACCGGCACCTGCACCGCGCGCCCTACTACCTGCTGCTGGACCTCTGCCTGGCCGACGGGCTCCGCTCGCTCGCCTGCTTCCCCTTCGTCATGCTGTCGGTGCGCAGCGGGGCCGCCTGGCCCCACGGGCCCCTCAGCTGCAAGGTGCTGGCCTTCCTGGCCGTGCTCTTCTGCTTCCACGCCGCCTTCCTGCTCTTCTGCGTGGGGGTCACGCGCTACATGGCCATCGCCCACCACCGCTTCTACGCCAAGCGCATGACGGGCTGGACCTGCCTGGCTGTGGTGTGCATGGTGTGGACCCTCTCCATGGCCATGGCCTTTCCCCCCGTCTTCGACGTGGGCACCTACAAGTTCATCCGCGAGGAGGAACAGTGCATCTTCGAGCACCGCTACGTCAAGGCCAACGACACGCTGGGCTTCATGCTCATGCTGGCGGCCGTCATCGCCGCCACCCACCTGGTCTACATCAAGCTGCTCTTCTTCATCCACGGCCACCGCAAGATGAAGCCGGCGCAGCTGGTGCCGGCCATCAGCCAGAACTGGACCTTCCACGGGCCGGGAGCCACCGGCCAGGCGGCTGCCAACTGGACGGCTGGCTTTGGCCGGGGGCCCACGCCGCCCACCCTCGTGGGCATCAGGCAGGCCACCCACAGCCAGATCAagaggctgctggtgctggaggagtTTAAGATGGAGAAAAGGCTCTGCAAGATGTTCTACATGATCACcttgctcttcctgctgctctggtccCCCTACATTGTGGCCTGCTACCTGCGGGTCTTCATTAAggccagctccatcccccagGTGTACCTGACCACCTCTGTCTGGATGACGTTTGCCCAGGCAGGGGTCAACCCGATCCTCTGCTTCATCTTCAACAAGGAGCTCAGGGTCTGTCTCCGAGCCCACTTCCCGTGCTGCCAAAGCATCCAGAGCACCCAGGGCACCATCCTTTGCGATCTCAAGAGCTTTGGGATGTAG